A portion of the Sabethes cyaneus chromosome 3, idSabCyanKW18_F2, whole genome shotgun sequence genome contains these proteins:
- the LOC128743859 gene encoding serine protease snake-like, whose amino-acid sequence MLPLSCLVFLTAVCAGAAQGFNFPDEERISVKKCHEYRKLTIKTSTIITLSLRPTAINYEDYKCPNAIELIVGGEAARRGEFPHQALLGYPLDSDTRTIEFRCGGSLISERYVLTAAHCFTRGIPTVVRLGESDLTDEDDDQVDFDIEELKRHPEFSPRRAYHDIALIKLAQDVFFTKLVRPACLWTGFDLNITKVIATGFGKTEFTGETSDILRKVQLDVLEQSECISLSRDRKFTRGIIDSQICVGSQEGAKDTCQGDSGGPLETVTDHRGCVFHIVGITSTGLPCGYGKSPSIYTRVASYIDWIEMEVWGSN is encoded by the exons ATGCTGCCATTGAGTTGTCTCGTGTTTTTGACTGCTGTCTGTGCCGGTGCAGCTCAAG GCTTTAATTTTCCCGATGAGGAGCGGATTTCGGTGAAGA AATGTCACGAGTATCGCAAGCTGACGATTAAGACCTCAACCATCATAACGTTATCGCTTCGGCCGACGGCAATTAATTACGAAGATTACAAGTGTCCCAATGCGATTGAGCTGATAGTCGGTGGGGAAGCCGCCCGAAGAGGGGAATTTCCGCACCAAGCACTGTTGGGTTATCCTTTGGATAGTGACACGCGAACCATTGAGTTCCGATGTGGAGGTTCACTGATCAGTGAACGGTACGTGCTGACGGCAGCCCATTGTTTTACGAGAGGCATTCCGACCGTGGTGCGACTGGGTGAAAGTGATTTGACCGACGAGGATGACGATCAAGTGGATTTCGACATTGAGGAATTGAAAAGGCATCCGGAATTTTCACCTCGCCGAGCTTATCACGATATTGCGCTGATAAAGCTGGCTCAGGATGTGTTTTTCACTAAATTGGTTCGGCCGGCCTGTCTGTGGACAGGCTTCGATCTGAATATAACCAAAGTGATAGCGACCGGATTCGGAAAGACGGAGTTCA CCGGTGAAACCTCCGACATTCTGAGGAAGGTCCAACTGGATGTTTTGGAACAATCCGAATGTATTTCATTGAGTAGGGACAGGAAATTCACTCGCGGAATAATCGACAGTCAAATTTGCGTGGGAAGCCAAGAAGGTGCCAAAGATACCTGCCAGGGTGATTCAGGAGGACCCCTGGAGACGGTGACCGACCATAGAGGGTGCGTATTTCATATTGTGGGAATCACGTCCACCGGCCTGCCCTGTGGTTATGGAAAATCTCCCTCGATCTACACGAGAGTGGCGAGCTACATAGACTGGATTGAAATGGAAGTTTGGGGATCCAATTGA